A single window of Acanthopagrus latus isolate v.2019 chromosome 1, fAcaLat1.1, whole genome shotgun sequence DNA harbors:
- the smim18 gene encoding small integral membrane protein 18: protein MANITATIHPSNLPWHQEAAPLSHVSLQVQEVYPFHDGWNVACFIILLLFILTVLSLAALAVLYELLDCGCCAKGKTHQQLQEEGPGGCGKLMTSICKEPESHTEVV, encoded by the coding sequence ATGGCCAACATCACTGCCACTATACACCCAAGTAATCTGCCATGGCACCAAGAGGCGGCCCCTCTCTCCCACGTCTCCTTGCAGGTCCAGGAGGTCTACCCTTTCCATGATGGCTGGAATGTTGCCTGCTTCATCATTCTCCTGCTCTTCATTCTCACCGTCCTGTCCCTGGCTGCCTTGGCCGTGCTCTATGAGCTACTGGACTGTGGGTGCTGTGCCAAAGGGAAGACAcatcagcagctacaggaggagGGGCCAGGAGGCTGCGGCAAGCTCATGACCAGCATTTGCAAGGAGCCCGAATCCCACACTGAGGTGGTATAG